GTCGAAGGTCAAGGTCACCGGCCGCAAGGGCGAGCAGAAGGAATACTTCCGCCACACCGGTTACATGGGTCACGAGCGGTTCACGCCGCTCTCGACGATGATCGCGAAGCACCCCGAACGGGTGATCGAAAAGGCCGTCTACGGCATGTTGCCGAAGACGGCGCTCGGGCGCCAGGTCCTGCGCCGCAAGCTTCGCGTGTACGCGAATGCCGATCATCCGCACGTCGCGCAGCAGCCGACCACGTTGACCTTCAACAAGAGCGAGAAGTAATCCATGGCCGAGCAGAACATCCACGCGATCGGCCGCCGCAAGGAAGCGGTGTGCCGGGTTTTCCTCAAGCCGGGATCGGGCAAGTGGGACGTGAACGGCCGCACGCTGGGCGACTATTTCCCGCGTCCCTCGCACGTCACGTCCATCCAGCAGGCGTTCGTGGCGACCGATACACTCGGCCGCTATGACGTCAAGGCGAACGTCGACGGCGGCGGCAACACCGGCCAGGCCGGTGCGCTGCGTTTGGCGGTCGCGCGCGCGCTCGTGAAGATCGATGAGGGTCACCGGCCCAAGCTGCGTTCGCTCGGGCTCCTGACGCGCGATGCGCGCGCGGTCGAGCGCAAGAAGCCGGGCCGTCCGAAGGCCCGCAAGCGGTTCCAGTTCAGCAAGCGTTAGTGCGTCATCCCGAGCGAAGCGAGGGATCTGCCGTCGGGGTCAGAGGGACATCCCTCTATCGAGATGCCAGATTCCTCGCCGTCGGCTCGGAATGACGGTCGTTCCGCAGGTCATCTCACAGGATCTCCGAGTGTTGCTTCGGTGCCGTTTCGACGGTGGAGCAATGCGATGACGAGACTCCGACGTCACAACCAAACCGAGGTTCGTACCATCCATGGCTGATCAGCAGCAGACCAACACGCCGACGCTCGAGGCGCTTCTCGCCGCCGGCGTCCACTTCGGGCATCAGACCCGTCGCTGGAATCCCAAGATGCGCCGCTTCATTTTCGCGGAGCGGAACGGCATCCACATCATCGATCTGCAGAAGACGCTGCGGCAGATCGAGCTCGCGCAGAAGCTGGCGCGCGACGTCGTCCTGCGCGGCGAGAACGTGCTCTTCGTCTGCACGAAGCCGCAGCTCGCGGGCATCGTCCGCGCCGAGGCCGAGCGGGCGGGCGCGCTGTTCATCACCGAACGTTGGCTGGGCGGCCTGCTCACCAACTATCAGACGGTGAAGAAGCAGGTCCGCCGCATGAAGGAGCTCGAGGCGGGCGGTGAAGAGGGCGGCGACTTCGAGAACTACACGAAGAAGGAGCAGCTCATGCTCCGGCGCGAGCGCGAGAAGCTCTCGAAGTATCTGAACGGCATCCGCAACATGGGCCGTCTGCCCGGCTTGATGTTCGTCGTCGACTCCAAGAAGGAGCGCATCGGCGTCAGCGAGGCGAACAAGCTCGGCATTCCGATCGTCGCGATCGTCGACACGAACGCGGATCCGGATCTCATCACGGTGCCGATCGCCGGCAACGACGACGCCATCCGCTCGGTCGAGCTGATCACCAAGTCGATCGCCGATGCCGTCGTCGAAGCGCGCCGCGAAGCGCCGGCGCGCGTCGAAGAGGAAGAGGGCGAGAGCTACACCTACAGCTCCGACCGCGGCGCTGAACCGGCCGGTGAAGAAGACAAGAAGCGCCGCCGTCGCCCGCGCCGCCGTCGCGCCAAGCCCGAAGCGATTGCCGCGCGCCTCAAGGGACCAGGTGAAGAGGGTGGGGCTGAGGGCGGTGAGGCACCGGCGGACGAAGGCGCTGCCGAGTAACAACCGTCATCCCGAGCGCAGCGAGGGATCTGGCGTCACGGTAGAGTGACCAGCCAATCCGACGG
This is a stretch of genomic DNA from Gemmatimonadaceae bacterium. It encodes these proteins:
- the rplM gene encoding 50S ribosomal protein L13, whose product is MKTFSATPSDIEQRWYIVDAEDMILGRLATEVARIIRGKHKPIFTPHMDTGDNVIVINASKVKVTGRKGEQKEYFRHTGYMGHERFTPLSTMIAKHPERVIEKAVYGMLPKTALGRQVLRRKLRVYANADHPHVAQQPTTLTFNKSEK
- the rpsI gene encoding 30S ribosomal protein S9, translated to MAEQNIHAIGRRKEAVCRVFLKPGSGKWDVNGRTLGDYFPRPSHVTSIQQAFVATDTLGRYDVKANVDGGGNTGQAGALRLAVARALVKIDEGHRPKLRSLGLLTRDARAVERKKPGRPKARKRFQFSKR
- the rpsB gene encoding 30S ribosomal protein S2, which gives rise to MADQQQTNTPTLEALLAAGVHFGHQTRRWNPKMRRFIFAERNGIHIIDLQKTLRQIELAQKLARDVVLRGENVLFVCTKPQLAGIVRAEAERAGALFITERWLGGLLTNYQTVKKQVRRMKELEAGGEEGGDFENYTKKEQLMLRREREKLSKYLNGIRNMGRLPGLMFVVDSKKERIGVSEANKLGIPIVAIVDTNADPDLITVPIAGNDDAIRSVELITKSIADAVVEARREAPARVEEEEGESYTYSSDRGAEPAGEEDKKRRRRPRRRRAKPEAIAARLKGPGEEGGAEGGEAPADEGAAE